One window of the Anaeromyxobacter dehalogenans 2CP-C genome contains the following:
- a CDS encoding zf-TFIIB domain-containing protein: MSDKGTPGKPSTTEDEYFVREDAEKKRKLALQLKKETEESERKRLKDLHFMHCPKCGMQMQEVKLRGVDVDVCFSCSGIFLDRGELEHLEKPESRGVMSAILNWFKPESKA, from the coding sequence ATGTCCGACAAGGGAACGCCGGGGAAGCCGTCCACCACCGAGGACGAGTACTTCGTCCGGGAGGACGCCGAGAAGAAGCGGAAGCTCGCGCTCCAGCTCAAGAAGGAGACGGAGGAGTCGGAGCGGAAGCGGCTGAAGGACCTGCACTTCATGCACTGCCCGAAGTGCGGCATGCAGATGCAGGAGGTGAAGCTCCGCGGCGTGGACGTGGACGTGTGCTTCTCGTGCAGCGGCATCTTCCTCGACCGGGGCGAGCTCGAGCACCTCGAGAAGCCCGAGTCGCGCGGCGTGATGAGCGCGATCCTGAACTGGTTCAAGCCGGAGTCGAAGGCGTAG
- a CDS encoding zinc-ribbon domain-containing protein, giving the protein MDIRCERCRAAYVLEDEQVTAAGVALQCTNCGYLFEVRRKVVFVTTPLRPEHAVGARQLAPPPRPGPPAPMAPPPSPAQPAARPAPSVAAPPAPAAPRPAVPPTAARIEPPPAFGAGTFDPGSRPSSSLRRSRAPQLLLALVLAGALGLGAKVLLDRSRSQLDLFGGDAAPPPATEGEPPPAPGQPTGPSAAPPAAAEPPPAAPPDAAAPGEPPPAGAAAPGSPSPAPAPTEPPTAAPPADAAPTAAAPPAAAPPAAAPPAAAPDAAAPAAKPAPGADALAQAGRLRSRGQIARALELYRGVLATDPENVAALTGQGLCYLDLARYPSAESAFQAALRVEPENPDATLGLAETYRWQGNDAEAIRYYERYLAHHPDGEEAAVARNAIDALRR; this is encoded by the coding sequence ATGGACATCCGCTGCGAGCGCTGCAGGGCGGCCTACGTGCTCGAGGACGAGCAGGTGACGGCCGCCGGCGTGGCCCTTCAGTGCACCAACTGCGGGTACCTCTTCGAGGTGAGGCGGAAGGTGGTGTTCGTCACCACGCCGCTCCGCCCGGAGCACGCGGTCGGCGCGAGGCAGCTCGCGCCGCCGCCCCGGCCCGGGCCCCCCGCCCCGATGGCGCCGCCGCCCTCGCCGGCGCAGCCCGCCGCGCGCCCCGCCCCGAGCGTCGCAGCCCCGCCGGCGCCGGCCGCCCCGCGCCCGGCCGTCCCGCCCACCGCGGCCCGCATCGAGCCGCCCCCCGCGTTCGGCGCGGGCACCTTCGATCCGGGGAGCCGGCCCTCCAGCAGCCTGCGGCGGAGCCGGGCGCCGCAGCTGCTCCTGGCGCTGGTGCTCGCGGGCGCGCTCGGGCTCGGCGCGAAGGTGCTCCTCGACCGGTCGCGCTCCCAGCTGGACCTGTTCGGCGGCGACGCCGCCCCGCCGCCGGCGACCGAGGGCGAGCCGCCGCCCGCACCGGGGCAGCCCACCGGACCGTCCGCCGCGCCACCGGCCGCCGCCGAACCCCCGCCGGCCGCGCCGCCCGACGCCGCCGCGCCCGGCGAGCCCCCGCCCGCCGGCGCCGCCGCGCCGGGCTCGCCCTCGCCGGCGCCCGCGCCGACGGAGCCGCCTACCGCCGCGCCGCCGGCCGACGCGGCACCGACCGCGGCTGCACCGCCCGCGGCTGCACCGCCCGCGGCTGCACCGCCCGCGGCCGCACCGGACGCGGCCGCCCCCGCGGCGAAGCCGGCCCCGGGCGCCGACGCGCTGGCGCAGGCGGGCCGCCTGCGGAGCCGTGGCCAGATCGCGCGGGCGCTCGAGCTCTACCGCGGCGTGCTCGCCACGGATCCCGAGAACGTGGCGGCCCTGACCGGGCAGGGTTTGTGCTATCTCGATCTCGCCCGCTACCCTTCCGCCGAGTCGGCCTTCCAGGCGGCGCTGCGGGTGGAGCCGGAGAATCCGGACGCCACCCTCGGGCTCGCCGAGACCTACCGGTGGCAGGGGAACGACGCGGAAGCCATCAGGTACTACGAGCGGTACCTCGCGCATCATCCCGACGGCGAGGAGGCCGCGGTCGCCCGGAACGCCATCGACGCACTGAGGAGATGA